The DNA region ACAGGTAAACAGGAGATGATTTAATGAAAGCAGAAATTATATGTGTTGGCACAGAATTACTTCTAGGAAATATTGTCAATACAAATGCACAATTTTTATCACAAAGATTAGCTGATTTAGGCATAGACGTTTATTATCATTCAGTAGTGGGAGACAATGCAGAAAGATTAGAAAAAGCTACAAAAATAGCCCTAAATAGATCCGAATTGATAATTTATACGGGTGGATTAGGACCTACAAGTGATGATTTAACCAAAGAAATCGTTTCAAATATATTGGGTTTAGAAATGAAATTAGACAATATAAGTTTAGAAAAAATAAAAGAATATTTTAAGAAAAGCAATAAAATTATGACGGAAAATAATATAAAGCAAGCTATTCTACCTAAAGATTGTATTGTTTTAAAAAATGATGTAGGAACTGCTCCAGGTGTTTTTTTAGACTATAATGAAAAGAAGATAGTTTTATTACCAGGCCCTCCTAAAGAAATGAATTTAATGTTTAATAATTATGTCGTTCCATTAATAAAACAAGACTATATTATAAAATCCAAAACACTAAAAACCATAGGCATAGGAGAATCTCAATTAGAAGATTTAATTAAAGATTTAATAGAAGAACAAACAAATCCTACAATTGCTACTTATGCGAAAGAAGGTCAAGTAGATATTAGAATAACAGGAAAAGACAGAGATGAAGAAACGATTGACGAATCAATAAAGAAGCTAGTCGAAAAAATTGATAAAGTATTAAAAAATTATATTTATAGCTATAACAATAAAACCATTGAAGAAGTTTTTTATAATCTTCTCAAAGAAAAAAATATGAAGGTAGCTTTTTGTGAATCTTGTACTGGTGGACTTGTTTCAAGTAGATTTACAAGGATACCAGGTGCATCTTTAGTTTTTGATCGTGGCATTGTTACATATAGTAATAATGCAAAAATAACTGAACTTAGCGTAAAAGGAGAAACCTTAAATAGATATAGTGCAGTAAGTAGCCAAACTGCAATAGAAATGGCCAATGGATTGCTTTCAAAGAGCAATGTGGATATGGCTTTGTCAACCACTGGCATAGCTGGACCTAGTGGAGGAACTAAAACTACACCAGTTGGCACAGTTTTCATTGGAATAGCTACAAAACATGAATCTTTAGCAATTGAATGTCATTTTAGTGGAGATAGACAATCTATTCAAGATAAAGCTGCAAGCAAAGTTTTTGATGAGGGTAGAAAATATTTACTAAAAATAAATCATTGACTATGTAAACAAAATATTGTATTATGTATATGAGGAACTTACGTTCGAAAACGAAAGGTGGTGGATCCAGTTTTCACTGGAACAATATGGTTGATATGGCTGATAAAAATAAGGCTTTAGATGCTGCTATAAGCCAAATTGAAAAACAATTTGGTAAAGGTTCAATAATGAAACTAGGAGAAAATACCAAGATGAATATTGAAGTAATACCTACTGGTTCTTTAAACCTAGATATTGCTTTAGGTATTGGTGGTCTCCCTAGAGGAAGAATAGTAGAAGTTTTTGGACCTGAATCATCAGGCAAAACTACTGTAGCTCTTCATGTAATCGCAGAAGCACAAAAAAAAGATGGAATTGCTGCTTTTATTGATGCTGAACATGCATTAGATCCATCCTATGCTAAGAGATTAGGAGTAGATATTGATAATTTAATTGTTTCTCAACCAGATACAGGAGAACAGGCTTTAGAAATTGCTGAAGCTCTAGTTAGAAGTGGTGCAATAGATGTAATTGTCATTGACTCCGTTGCTGCATTGGTACCAAAAGCCGAAATTGAAGGTGAAATGGGAGAAAGTCATGTAGGTCTACAAGCTAGGCTTATGTCTCAAGCTTTAAGAAAATTAGCTGGCTCTATAAACAAATCTCAAGCTATAGTTATATTTATAAATCAATTAAGAGAAAAAGTTGGAGTCATGTTCGGTAATCCTGAAACAACTACTGGAGGAAGAGCTTTGAAATTTTATTCTTCAGTACGATTAGACGTAAGACGAATTGATTCTATAAAACAAGGTGATGATGTTATAGGAAATCGTACAAGAGTTAAAGTGGTAAAAAATAAAGTTGCTCCTCCTTTTAAACAAGCAGAATTTGATATCATGTATGGATTAGGCATTTCTAATGAAGGAAACATAATAGATGCAGGCGTAACAGCTGAAATTGTAAATAAATCAGGTGCATGGTATAGCTATGGAGAATATAAATTAGGCCAAGGAAGAGAAAATGCTAAAGATTTTTTAAAGGAAAATCCAGAGATAGCTTTAGAAATCGAAACCAAAATTAGAGAAAAATATGAACTAAATTATGAAAAAACAAAAGATAATAGTGAAGACGAAAAGAAAGAGTAAAATTTAAAACCTCCTTATATAAGGAGGTTTTAAAATCAAAGGGAAGTGTTAAAAATTGAAAATATTATTTTTTACT from Sporanaerobacter acetigenes DSM 13106 includes:
- a CDS encoding competence/damage-inducible protein A; the protein is MKAEIICVGTELLLGNIVNTNAQFLSQRLADLGIDVYYHSVVGDNAERLEKATKIALNRSELIIYTGGLGPTSDDLTKEIVSNILGLEMKLDNISLEKIKEYFKKSNKIMTENNIKQAILPKDCIVLKNDVGTAPGVFLDYNEKKIVLLPGPPKEMNLMFNNYVVPLIKQDYIIKSKTLKTIGIGESQLEDLIKDLIEEQTNPTIATYAKEGQVDIRITGKDRDEETIDESIKKLVEKIDKVLKNYIYSYNNKTIEEVFYNLLKEKNMKVAFCESCTGGLVSSRFTRIPGASLVFDRGIVTYSNNAKITELSVKGETLNRYSAVSSQTAIEMANGLLSKSNVDMALSTTGIAGPSGGTKTTPVGTVFIGIATKHESLAIECHFSGDRQSIQDKAASKVFDEGRKYLLKINH